A genome region from Lactobacillus sp. ESL0791 includes the following:
- a CDS encoding AbrB/MazE/SpoVT family DNA-binding domain-containing protein has protein sequence MTMFTGLVSQKGQVVIPATIRKALGLEKGTKVSFEINNDEVTIKKLPTALDWSNLMKQIPIEEVEFDKNGHYDPKKSPNFHDWMVNG, from the coding sequence ATGACAATGTTTACTGGATTAGTATCGCAAAAAGGACAAGTAGTAATACCGGCTACTATTCGCAAAGCACTTGGATTAGAAAAAGGAACTAAGGTTTCGTTTGAGATCAATAATGATGAAGTAACAATTAAGAAGTTGCCCACAGCATTAGATTGGTCAAATTTGATGAAGCAAATACCTATTGAAGAAGTAGAGTTTGATAAAAATGGTCACTATGATCCTAAAAAGTCACCAAACTTTCATGATTGGATGGTAAATGGTTAA
- a CDS encoding DUF3991 domain-containing protein, translating into MTKKEIDRNSWENQLYNASIPDLCAAVGYDLKDEGHQLRGVEHDSLVITKAKNAYIKNSDGVHGVGGWAFAKNIILEDADDYLSHSDLMDKMHEIAQKANLVAFNHEQYQTTRVPYVYRADQIVPDLTIAKKYLSEQRKISPDLVDWLHKHDRLDQDRMGNIVFKRLNPVTGVIMGASRQGTKIDFDKYPKRGTFKGIDKNSTPNSVWSFDVGKPENIRIFEAPIDAMSYYQIAPDRIHNTRFIALDGLKDHVAAQ; encoded by the coding sequence ATGACTAAAAAAGAAATTGATCGAAATAGTTGGGAAAATCAACTGTATAACGCCAGTATTCCCGATCTATGCGCCGCAGTTGGTTATGACTTGAAAGATGAAGGCCACCAATTACGCGGTGTCGAACATGATAGCTTAGTAATTACTAAAGCCAAAAATGCCTATATTAAAAATTCTGACGGTGTACATGGTGTGGGCGGTTGGGCATTTGCTAAAAATATTATCCTGGAGGATGCAGATGATTACTTATCGCACAGCGATTTAATGGATAAAATGCACGAGATTGCCCAGAAAGCAAACCTTGTGGCCTTTAACCACGAGCAGTACCAAACTACACGGGTACCCTATGTTTACCGCGCAGATCAAATTGTCCCAGATTTAACGATTGCTAAAAAATACCTATCTGAACAGCGCAAAATCAGTCCTGATTTGGTTGACTGGCTACACAAACATGATCGCCTTGATCAAGATCGCATGGGCAACATTGTTTTTAAAAGGCTCAATCCAGTTACGGGGGTAATCATGGGTGCCAGCAGGCAAGGCACCAAGATTGACTTTGACAAATATCCCAAGCGTGGCACATTCAAGGGTATCGACAAAAATTCTACTCCTAATTCAGTTTGGAGCTTTGATGTTGGCAAACCGGAAAATATCCGAATTTTTGAAGCACCGATTGATGCTATGTCCTACTATCAGATTGCACCAGATCGGATCCACAATACCAGGTTTATCGCCCTGGACGGCTTAAAAGACCATGTAGCTGCCCAGTAG
- a CDS encoding toprim domain-containing protein: protein MRNSGSTIQSIALAVDNDQAGDNFVQKMQEYHFKNADEKVIKMKAAQPHKKWGKDWNDELIRS from the coding sequence TTGAGAAACTCGGGGTCAACAATACAGTCGATTGCATTAGCCGTAGATAATGACCAAGCCGGCGACAATTTTGTCCAAAAAATGCAGGAATATCATTTTAAAAATGCGGACGAAAAAGTAATCAAAATGAAAGCTGCCCAGCCACACAAGAAGTGGGGCAAAGATTGGAATGATGAACTCATTAGAAGCTAA
- a CDS encoding helix-turn-helix domain-containing protein — MSSVINKVLESNNLTVKDVADKSHVSASTLRKSIQKPIENWSIRVLNAFAVSLDKRPGDLLNMLEPKIYTLDIDDRNQSIQGVYIADKTLYQQIRGVVEASHLEGWNPNKADIQYLLDQATDPDPELVKRIDKIWSEEND; from the coding sequence ATGAGCTCGGTAATTAATAAAGTTTTAGAGAGCAACAATCTTACAGTAAAAGATGTGGCAGACAAAAGTCATGTATCAGCAAGTACGCTAAGAAAGTCGATCCAAAAACCAATCGAAAACTGGTCAATTAGGGTACTTAACGCTTTTGCCGTAAGCCTAGATAAAAGACCAGGAGATTTATTAAATATGTTAGAGCCTAAAATTTATACCCTTGATATTGATGATCGTAATCAAAGCATTCAAGGTGTTTACATTGCCGATAAAACCCTGTATCAACAAATTAGAGGTGTAGTCGAAGCCAGCCACTTAGAAGGGTGGAACCCTAATAAAGCTGATATTCAATATTTACTTGACCAAGCAACTGATCCTGATCCGGAACTGGTAAAACGAATAGATAAAATTTGGAGCGAAGAAAATGACTGA
- a CDS encoding Fic family protein produces MTDWIADTLYSNGVMKNKYHIHNQEELEQREFLLSSRNAIIFLQQQPKITNIRDLKKIHKIMFGQLYDWAGKYRPGNFQKNGYEFFDHTRFGFAENNINGIMAQQPKSTPLHATDYAELLDSINFMHPFREGNGRSCKVFLLAYAANHQQTIDYPRKNEEMIAAQNEANIEKIAKLIKIEDTPTREAAFKQLIMQRQAEQQEETRRYGIRIGR; encoded by the coding sequence ATGACTGATTGGATCGCAGACACACTTTATTCTAATGGGGTAATGAAAAACAAGTATCACATTCACAATCAAGAAGAATTAGAGCAACGTGAATTTTTATTATCTTCTAGGAATGCAATCATCTTTTTACAGCAGCAACCAAAAATTACCAACATTCGTGATCTTAAAAAAATTCACAAAATTATGTTTGGACAGTTATACGACTGGGCAGGTAAATATCGGCCTGGGAACTTCCAGAAGAACGGCTATGAATTTTTTGACCACACAAGATTTGGTTTTGCAGAAAATAACATCAACGGGATCATGGCGCAGCAGCCAAAAAGCACTCCTTTACATGCGACTGATTACGCTGAATTGCTTGACTCAATCAATTTCATGCACCCATTCAGAGAAGGCAACGGCCGCAGCTGCAAAGTGTTTTTACTAGCATACGCGGCTAATCATCAACAAACTATTGATTACCCTCGCAAGAATGAAGAAATGATTGCTGCACAAAATGAAGCAAACATAGAAAAAATAGCTAAGTTAATTAAAATAGAAGATACCCCTACTAGAGAAGCTGCCTTTAAACAACTGATCATGCAAAGGCAAGCGGAACAGCAGGAAGAAACAAGACGGTATGGAATTAGAATAGGCAGGTGA
- a CDS encoding Fic family protein codes for MNYQDKLTKISKLKKEMDTYRPLSPLEIKQLEKNIRIEHVWSSAAIEGNTMTEAETAAIIDGGLGATIHGKTIKETLEIVDLNEAYTYMKDLATKKEPIRIDDIRNLNRISTLETMQPKSEAGSYRTIEVYPYGSTARPYAKPYDIPEKMEQLQKWSNQARTELHPVQYATDLHQKFVTIHPFRDGNGRTARLLMNLVLTENGYPVINVNPSKEARKQYMDALIAAEEPKNDLQPFRNLIADYVEQELNNRIATLKLNVKYTNEAKESLKNSSLDWDKLQKEYEAASKKLNANHSKSVNKEPSQEELAAEYKQQH; via the coding sequence ATGAATTATCAAGACAAACTAACTAAAATCTCCAAGTTAAAAAAAGAAATGGACACTTATCGTCCACTCTCACCTTTGGAAATTAAACAGTTAGAAAAAAACATTAGAATTGAGCACGTTTGGTCGTCCGCTGCTATCGAAGGTAACACCATGACGGAAGCTGAAACAGCTGCAATTATAGACGGCGGTTTAGGTGCAACCATTCATGGTAAGACAATCAAAGAAACTTTAGAAATTGTTGATTTAAACGAAGCCTACACTTACATGAAAGACCTGGCTACTAAGAAAGAGCCAATTAGAATTGACGATATTAGAAACTTAAATCGTATTTCTACTTTGGAAACCATGCAGCCAAAATCAGAAGCAGGCAGCTATCGCACAATCGAAGTCTATCCATACGGTTCAACAGCTAGACCGTATGCAAAGCCTTATGACATACCAGAAAAAATGGAGCAGCTGCAAAAATGGAGTAATCAAGCTAGAACCGAATTACACCCGGTTCAATATGCCACTGACTTACACCAGAAATTTGTAACTATTCACCCGTTTAGAGATGGCAACGGCCGGACAGCTAGGTTACTGATGAACCTTGTTTTAACCGAAAATGGTTATCCAGTAATTAACGTCAATCCTTCAAAAGAAGCCAGAAAACAATATATGGACGCTTTAATAGCAGCCGAAGAACCTAAAAATGACTTGCAGCCTTTTAGAAATTTAATTGCTGACTACGTTGAGCAGGAGCTAAATAACCGCATTGCAACTTTAAAGTTAAATGTAAAGTACACTAACGAAGCTAAAGAAAGTCTCAAAAACAGTTCTTTAGACTGGGACAAGCTACAAAAAGAATATGAAGCAGCTAGTAAGAAGTTAAATGCTAACCACTCCAAAAGCGTAAACAAAGAACCAAGTCAAGAAGAACTGGCCGCTGAATACAAACAGCAACACTAG
- a CDS encoding Fic family protein yields MKDKFHLALNENRRFAKINLTKLVYISSRFEGLTATLAQTQMIIDGLNVDDISINDINVIVQLKHGWLYAINQTTPLDLTFEKEINKIVAHDTAAYPGFLRNGSGGVETYRGEYTPPLVDETKEESYLHRLLTSKQSATEQALTLMYHNMRQQMFYDGNKRTAFISANKLMIDHGIGLINVPLEQWPVWQKKIADFYFSNDMADLKNWTYQNCIAGSVYCI; encoded by the coding sequence ATGAAGGATAAATTTCACTTAGCACTCAATGAAAATCGCAGATTTGCAAAAATCAATTTAACTAAATTAGTTTATATTAGTTCACGTTTTGAAGGCTTGACTGCTACACTAGCGCAAACACAAATGATCATTGATGGTCTGAATGTTGATGATATATCAATTAATGATATTAATGTAATTGTGCAGTTAAAACACGGTTGGCTATATGCAATTAACCAAACTACTCCTTTAGATTTAACTTTTGAAAAAGAAATAAACAAAATCGTTGCCCATGATACTGCCGCCTACCCTGGCTTTTTAAGAAATGGTAGTGGCGGTGTAGAAACCTATCGTGGTGAATATACACCACCGTTAGTTGACGAAACCAAAGAAGAAAGTTATTTGCATAGGCTGCTTACTAGCAAACAATCAGCAACCGAGCAGGCATTAACTTTGATGTATCACAATATGCGCCAACAAATGTTTTATGACGGCAACAAACGTACAGCGTTCATTTCAGCTAATAAACTAATGATTGATCATGGTATTGGACTAATTAATGTCCCCCTGGAGCAATGGCCAGTTTGGCAAAAGAAAATTGCCGATTTCTACTTTTCTAATGACATGGCGGACCTTAAAAATTGGACTTATCAAAACTGTATTGCTGGCTCAGTATACTGTATATAA
- a CDS encoding ISL3 family transposase — MTSLNNSIKFLLDIKDPNIIFSDFYLAKDQLTKILVAKLLSSLKQCPNCHSSLAPYGGFNSNLSYPSYDASRPIKIKLYKQRMICNNCQHTFQATSSLVNKHCFIANPSKQKIIQELTTDRSMKDIAKANNVSDHTVLRELTKFKHQSQMCDYEYLPKHLGVDEFRGVKGELHFICIDGDSHRIIKILESRRKKDIKNYFMKFPLLVRRQVKTITMDLNAYYQDLARVLFPNAQIIIDRFHLVQMLNRSFNQLRVQTMKQYEHSDSRYKLLKYYWKFYLKPVADLKGNKLKYYHHLKRMSNQAFIVDEGLDCSPKLRNTYNFLQGFSKALRTKDVGQMLKLLDCKEDLGTQMKITVKTFKHNRTAVLNAARFKYANSCVEGTNRKIKQDCLKHLKSNIIFHQQHLTESQKE, encoded by the coding sequence ATGACCTCTCTCAATAATTCTATTAAATTTTTACTCGATATTAAAGACCCTAACATTATTTTTTCTGATTTTTATTTGGCTAAGGATCAATTAACCAAGATATTAGTGGCTAAACTGCTGTCTTCTTTAAAGCAGTGCCCTAATTGCCATAGTTCGCTTGCTCCTTATGGCGGCTTTAATTCTAATCTCAGCTATCCTTCTTATGATGCCTCTAGGCCTATTAAGATTAAGCTTTATAAGCAAAGAATGATTTGTAATAATTGCCAGCATACTTTCCAAGCAACTAGCTCTTTGGTTAATAAACATTGCTTTATTGCCAATCCTAGCAAGCAGAAAATTATTCAAGAATTAACCACTGATCGTTCAATGAAGGATATTGCCAAGGCTAACAATGTTTCCGACCATACTGTTTTGCGAGAACTCACTAAGTTCAAGCATCAGTCGCAAATGTGCGACTATGAATACTTACCAAAACACCTAGGAGTCGATGAATTTCGTGGGGTAAAAGGAGAATTGCACTTTATTTGTATTGATGGTGACAGTCACCGCATTATTAAAATCTTAGAAAGCCGGCGTAAAAAGGACATTAAAAATTATTTTATGAAATTTCCTTTGCTAGTTAGAAGACAAGTTAAGACCATTACCATGGATCTCAATGCTTATTATCAAGATCTTGCTCGGGTACTCTTTCCCAATGCGCAAATTATTATTGATCGCTTTCATCTCGTTCAGATGCTTAATCGTTCCTTTAACCAGCTGCGAGTCCAAACCATGAAACAGTATGAACATAGCGACAGCCGTTACAAACTGCTCAAGTATTACTGGAAGTTTTATTTAAAGCCGGTAGCTGATTTAAAAGGCAATAAACTCAAGTACTATCACCATCTCAAAAGGATGTCTAATCAAGCTTTTATCGTAGATGAGGGACTTGATTGTTCGCCCAAGCTGAGAAACACCTATAATTTCCTGCAAGGCTTTAGTAAAGCATTGAGAACAAAGGATGTGGGACAAATGTTGAAATTACTAGACTGCAAAGAAGATTTAGGTACACAAATGAAGATTACGGTTAAAACCTTCAAACACAATCGCACAGCCGTTCTAAACGCCGCAAGATTTAAGTATGCCAATAGTTGTGTTGAGGGAACTAACCGCAAGATTAAGCAAGATTGCTTAAAGCATTTAAAATCAAATATTATTTTTCATCAACAGCACTTGACGGAGAGCCAAAAAGAATAG
- a CDS encoding ATP-dependent Clp protease ATP-binding subunit: MAYFDNDFDNLFNELNNSFFNDGGKDSDNAIPIHYSGSMNFTPQNMDPNRQPQPKKEKPIGVDLVEQAKKNKFDPVIGRDEQIENMIEILSRRKKNNPVLIGPAGVGKTAVVEGLAEKIAKGDVPAKMKNVHIIAVNINDMVAGSSLRGSFEERLKDIIDKAKKDPNIVLFIDELHNIVGAGSTDSENNNGDAANILKPALASGELKLIGATTTSEYQRIEKDPALARRFQPVQVPEPSTEVTVKILQGLKPKYEEFHHVKYDDAALKLAVELSQRYIQGRYLPDKAIDLIDEAGAKKSLTAAPHDESSLKKQISSLQKEKDEAAKKEDYDKAAELKKQIGQLKDDLKNANDATAPVVTGKDIYALIEQKTKIPMSELHADASQKNLNLAKKLKSVVIDQDQAIDVITDAIARKEVFKDNNRPTGSFLLTGPTGVGKTELAKQLAIQLFGGENHLIRLDMSEYQDEMAVNKLIGSAPGYVGYGEGGQLTEKVRHQPYSLILLDEIEKANPQVFNALLQIMDDGRLTDAQGRTVSFKDTILIMTSNAGYSDKLLKNGKVDHDALIKALEVYFRPEFLNRLDAIVPFNSLTKEDMGKIIDIYLKKMTEVLAKKEVKLEVAPEAKEFLAEKGYDKEFGARPLRRVVEQDLQTPAAKLIVAEPETKEVKFTADKEHLYLNDKPILDIAPKADEKKDADKKK, from the coding sequence ATGGCATACTTTGACAATGATTTTGATAATTTATTTAATGAACTGAACAATTCTTTCTTTAATGATGGTGGTAAGGATTCGGACAATGCAATTCCGATTCATTATTCCGGCAGCATGAATTTTACGCCGCAGAATATGGATCCGAATCGTCAGCCGCAACCGAAAAAAGAAAAGCCGATTGGTGTTGATTTGGTTGAGCAGGCCAAGAAAAATAAGTTTGACCCGGTGATCGGCCGTGATGAACAAATTGAAAACATGATTGAGATTCTGAGCAGACGGAAGAAGAACAATCCGGTTTTAATCGGACCTGCTGGTGTTGGTAAAACTGCGGTCGTTGAAGGCTTAGCCGAAAAAATTGCTAAGGGCGATGTTCCGGCTAAGATGAAAAACGTCCATATTATTGCGGTTAATATTAACGATATGGTTGCCGGTTCCAGTCTGCGGGGCAGCTTTGAAGAACGCCTAAAGGATATTATTGACAAGGCTAAGAAAGACCCGAATATTGTGCTCTTCATTGATGAGTTGCATAACATTGTCGGTGCTGGTTCAACCGATTCCGAGAATAATAACGGTGATGCCGCTAATATTTTAAAGCCGGCCCTTGCCAGCGGTGAATTAAAGTTAATCGGGGCAACGACAACCAGCGAGTATCAGAGGATTGAAAAGGATCCGGCCCTTGCCCGGCGTTTCCAGCCTGTTCAGGTTCCTGAACCGTCAACTGAAGTGACGGTTAAAATTTTGCAGGGTTTGAAGCCGAAGTATGAGGAATTCCACCATGTAAAGTACGATGATGCTGCCCTTAAACTGGCTGTTGAATTGTCGCAAAGATATATTCAGGGCCGCTATCTGCCGGATAAGGCCATTGACCTGATTGATGAAGCTGGTGCCAAAAAGTCTCTGACGGCTGCACCGCATGACGAAAGCAGTCTCAAAAAGCAGATCAGTTCTCTGCAAAAAGAAAAGGATGAAGCTGCCAAAAAAGAAGATTATGATAAGGCAGCCGAGCTCAAAAAACAAATTGGTCAGCTGAAAGATGACTTGAAGAATGCCAATGATGCAACAGCACCAGTTGTTACCGGCAAGGATATCTATGCCTTAATTGAGCAAAAGACCAAGATTCCGATGAGTGAACTGCATGCCGATGCTTCACAAAAGAACCTGAATTTGGCCAAGAAATTGAAGAGTGTTGTAATTGACCAGGATCAGGCGATCGACGTTATTACCGATGCCATTGCCCGTAAAGAAGTCTTCAAGGATAATAACCGGCCAACGGGTTCATTCCTGCTTACCGGACCAACCGGTGTTGGTAAAACCGAGCTGGCTAAACAATTGGCAATTCAACTGTTTGGTGGTGAAAACCACTTAATCCGCTTGGACATGTCTGAATATCAGGATGAAATGGCGGTCAACAAGTTGATCGGCTCCGCTCCTGGTTACGTTGGCTATGGCGAAGGCGGCCAATTAACGGAAAAAGTACGCCACCAGCCTTATAGCCTGATTTTGCTGGATGAAATTGAAAAAGCTAACCCGCAAGTCTTCAACGCTCTTTTGCAGATAATGGATGACGGGCGTTTAACTGATGCACAAGGTCGGACCGTTTCCTTCAAGGATACGATTTTAATCATGACTTCGAATGCCGGTTATTCCGACAAGCTGCTTAAAAACGGCAAGGTTGACCATGATGCCTTGATCAAGGCCTTGGAAGTTTACTTCAGGCCGGAATTTCTGAACCGTCTGGATGCGATTGTTCCGTTCAACTCTTTAACTAAGGAAGATATGGGTAAGATTATCGATATCTATCTGAAGAAGATGACCGAGGTTTTGGCTAAGAAAGAGGTTAAGCTGGAAGTTGCCCCTGAAGCCAAGGAATTCTTGGCAGAAAAGGGCTACGACAAGGAGTTCGGTGCCCGTCCGCTTAGAAGGGTGGTTGAACAAGACCTGCAAACACCGGCTGCCAAATTGATTGTTGCTGAACCGGAAACTAAGGAAGTCAAGTTCACGGCAGATAAGGAGCACCTGTATCTGAATGACAAGCCGATTTTGGATATTGCCCCTAAAGCCGATGAGAAAAAAGATGCTGACAAAAAGAAATAA
- a CDS encoding AAA family ATPase, with protein MKYQKEPKWIEVIGGRVNNLKNINVKIPLHRFVAISGLSGSGKSSLAMGILYAEGARRYLDSLATYTRRRISQVGRAEVDEVKHIPSALALRQRPTVPGVRSTVGTVTEIFNVMRLLFSRLGSVVCPNGHRLAPTIKIAQSMDLVGEAMGRLTCPVCGQQFYAFSAEDFAFNSDGACKKCQGLGVVEQIDDNKIIADENLSLEQGAVATWQIPGRNWMWRIARELGVRTDIPYRELTTKEKEIVLHGKEEKIPVDIPTATGRVYHLNALYENAYNAVANSRKTTKSERGLSRINTFYKFSTCPRCQGARIDPSRWCQEVAGKNIVAAGHLSLGELEPYMQKIRESLPDEMQDLAANLTGELLHQVKPLLKLGLDYLTLDRQASTLSTGELQRIQLGRTLRTETTGVLYVLDEPSVGLHPDNVAGLIDIFHELVNQGNSLVVVDHETAIIAAADWLVEIGPGSGSSGGEIIAQGPPAEVEKSAASNIGPYLTGQAQLHVRPQVDKKTVFANGKIAFTVSDHFNLHDVHTQIPLGRLTAVTGFSGAGKTSLILDALLPALKAANTKKAGPDWVQDLTAGGIKNVISVDATPVGKNQRSTVTTYTDIMTQLRKLFARQPLAKKLKYTSTYFSYNNKEGACPACGGTGTISLDIQYLPDMVETCSVCGGHRFNQKVLRVKWQGLSIADVLAYSIDGALNDKLFNHEPAILKTIQTLHDMGLGYLHLGEATPALSGGEAQRLKLTSHLHRSQTGSLFVFDEPTVGLHPHDVRTLLKVLEKLLRQGATIITITHDLDIMANSDYMIDMGPRGGQNGGRIVAAGRPVDICQNSASLTAKYLRKHMNLYQK; from the coding sequence ATGAAATATCAAAAAGAACCAAAATGGATTGAAGTAATCGGCGGCCGGGTCAATAATTTAAAGAATATCAACGTTAAAATTCCCCTGCACCGCTTTGTGGCCATCTCGGGACTGAGTGGCTCGGGGAAGTCGTCACTTGCAATGGGTATTTTATATGCAGAAGGTGCCCGGCGCTACCTTGATTCGCTTGCTACCTATACTCGGCGGCGCATCAGCCAGGTGGGCCGTGCTGAGGTGGATGAGGTCAAGCATATTCCCTCGGCGTTAGCCTTGCGGCAGCGGCCGACCGTTCCCGGCGTACGCTCTACTGTCGGCACGGTTACCGAGATTTTCAATGTCATGCGGCTGCTTTTTTCACGATTAGGTTCGGTTGTCTGTCCTAACGGGCACCGGCTGGCGCCAACAATTAAGATTGCACAAAGTATGGACCTAGTGGGAGAGGCCATGGGCCGCCTGACTTGTCCCGTGTGCGGTCAGCAGTTTTATGCTTTTAGTGCTGAAGACTTTGCTTTTAATTCGGATGGGGCTTGTAAAAAGTGTCAGGGGCTTGGCGTGGTTGAGCAAATTGATGACAACAAAATTATTGCCGATGAAAATCTATCGCTGGAGCAGGGAGCGGTTGCCACTTGGCAGATTCCCGGACGCAACTGGATGTGGCGGATTGCTCGTGAACTTGGAGTAAGAACGGATATTCCCTACCGCGAATTGACGACTAAGGAAAAAGAGATAGTCTTACACGGCAAGGAAGAAAAAATTCCGGTGGATATCCCGACAGCAACGGGACGGGTTTATCATCTGAATGCCCTATACGAAAACGCCTATAATGCCGTGGCTAATTCGCGCAAAACAACCAAGTCGGAGCGAGGACTTTCCCGCATCAATACTTTTTATAAGTTTAGTACCTGCCCGCGCTGCCAGGGGGCGCGGATTGATCCCAGCCGTTGGTGTCAGGAAGTTGCCGGGAAAAATATTGTAGCTGCTGGTCATTTGTCCTTGGGTGAGCTTGAACCATATATGCAGAAAATTCGGGAAAGCTTGCCGGACGAGATGCAGGATTTAGCAGCTAACCTAACGGGTGAGTTGCTGCATCAAGTTAAGCCGCTGCTCAAGCTGGGACTTGATTATTTAACCCTGGATCGGCAGGCCAGCACGCTGTCAACCGGTGAATTGCAGCGGATTCAGCTGGGCCGCACCCTGCGCACGGAAACAACCGGCGTACTTTATGTTCTGGATGAACCTTCTGTGGGGCTGCATCCGGATAATGTTGCGGGCTTGATTGATATTTTTCATGAATTGGTCAATCAGGGTAATTCGCTGGTGGTGGTTGATCATGAGACAGCGATCATTGCCGCAGCCGATTGGCTTGTTGAAATTGGTCCGGGTTCTGGCAGCAGCGGCGGTGAAATTATCGCACAGGGACCGCCGGCAGAGGTTGAGAAAAGCGCGGCTTCCAATATTGGCCCGTATTTAACTGGCCAAGCCCAACTGCATGTGCGACCGCAGGTTGACAAGAAAACAGTTTTTGCAAATGGAAAAATTGCCTTTACCGTGAGCGATCATTTTAATCTGCACGATGTTCATACGCAGATTCCGCTAGGGCGCTTGACGGCAGTTACCGGCTTTTCTGGTGCGGGTAAGACAAGCTTAATCCTTGATGCGCTTCTGCCGGCCCTCAAAGCAGCTAACACCAAGAAAGCAGGACCAGACTGGGTGCAAGATTTGACCGCTGGCGGCATTAAAAATGTGATTAGTGTTGACGCGACTCCGGTAGGCAAGAACCAGCGTTCAACCGTTACAACTTACACTGATATCATGACCCAGCTGCGCAAGCTCTTTGCCCGGCAGCCGCTTGCTAAAAAACTAAAATATACCTCCACATATTTTTCTTATAACAATAAGGAGGGTGCTTGTCCCGCATGCGGTGGCACTGGAACGATTTCCCTAGATATTCAGTACCTGCCGGATATGGTTGAAACCTGTTCTGTCTGTGGCGGTCACCGGTTCAACCAGAAGGTTTTGCGGGTTAAGTGGCAGGGCTTGAGTATTGCGGATGTACTTGCTTATTCAATCGATGGTGCTCTTAACGACAAGCTGTTTAACCACGAGCCGGCAATTTTGAAAACGATCCAAACTCTGCATGACATGGGTCTAGGCTACCTGCACCTGGGTGAGGCTACGCCCGCACTATCTGGGGGCGAAGCCCAAAGGCTGAAATTGACCAGCCATCTGCACCGTAGCCAGACGGGCAGTTTATTTGTTTTTGACGAACCGACGGTTGGTCTTCACCCGCATGATGTCCGGACCTTGCTCAAGGTTTTGGAAAAATTATTGCGACAGGGAGCTACAATTATCACGATCACGCATGACCTGGATATTATGGCCAATAGTGATTACATGATTGACATGGGGCCCCGCGGCGGCCAAAACGGCGGCCGAATTGTCGCTGCGGGCAGGCCTGTGGATATCTGTCAAAATTCAGCGAGCTTAACGGCTAAATATTTGCGTAAACACATGAATTTATATCAAAAATAG
- a CDS encoding alpha/beta hydrolase has protein sequence MRKKTNFKWLLLLIALLVLLAVPSFFWMKNSNRARAERSKSPLSPVIMVPGSSATTERFNQLIAQLNRATLMKHSVLKVNVSTAGKLSYSGEINKNDEEPFIIIGFKNNKDGYANIKKQAAWLDLAFASLTKNYKFNNFKAFGHSNGGLIWTYWLEHYYADYADEITMKRLMTLGTPYNFSEKNTSNRTQMLESFVKYRSRIPKDLVVYSLSGGKNYESDGIVPESSVAAGKYVFQNQVKNYTAMTVTGKEADHSDLPQNKQVVQLIRQYLLKREQPKRFRDKKKGTR, from the coding sequence ATGCGGAAGAAAACTAATTTTAAATGGCTGCTGCTATTAATTGCGCTTCTTGTTTTGCTAGCTGTTCCCAGCTTTTTTTGGATGAAAAACTCTAATCGTGCACGGGCGGAGCGGAGCAAGTCGCCGCTGTCGCCGGTGATCATGGTGCCGGGGTCCAGCGCAACGACTGAACGTTTCAACCAGTTGATTGCGCAGCTTAACCGGGCAACACTTATGAAGCACAGCGTGCTGAAGGTAAATGTTTCAACCGCGGGGAAGCTTTCTTACAGCGGCGAAATTAATAAGAACGATGAGGAGCCCTTCATTATTATTGGTTTCAAGAACAATAAGGACGGTTACGCCAATATCAAAAAGCAGGCTGCCTGGCTTGATCTGGCCTTTGCTTCACTGACGAAGAACTATAAGTTCAACAATTTTAAGGCCTTTGGTCATTCCAACGGCGGACTGATTTGGACCTACTGGCTGGAGCACTATTATGCCGATTATGCGGATGAAATTACGATGAAGCGTTTGATGACATTGGGAACACCGTATAATTTTAGTGAAAAAAACACTAGTAATCGGACACAGATGCTTGAAAGCTTTGTTAAATACCGCAGCCGGATTCCTAAGGATCTGGTAGTCTATTCCTTGTCTGGCGGTAAAAATTATGAGTCTGACGGCATCGTTCCCGAATCCAGCGTGGCCGCTGGCAAGTATGTTTTTCAAAATCAGGTCAAGAATTATACAGCAATGACCGTGACCGGCAAAGAGGCGGATCATTCCGACCTGCCGCAGAATAAGCAAGTGGTGCAGCTGATTCGACAATATTTGCTTAAACGCGAACAGCCGAAACGTTTTCGTGATAAGAAAAAGGGGACGCGATAA